In Aequorivita sp. H23M31, a single window of DNA contains:
- a CDS encoding universal stress protein: MRKILIPTDFSENSLNAIKYATELFKHGPCEIYLLHAFSDAVYEAKIQYDELDFEDLRIRTLKATEESLEVLQIQVLEHSPNPKHCLHCIAEFGMLVDAVNDVVEKENIDVVVMGTKGETGDKKITFGSNTLQVIKYVKCPVLAVPDVYEDVHPRHILFPTDFLLPYKRRELKMLATISKNFASKIEFLYVSKFPGLSLRQKDNKSFLEASLAENQFHFTQTSDMDITSAINKYIDENPVDMLVMVNTRHSYLENILYQSTIEKIGLQIDIPFLVMQNLPR; this comes from the coding sequence ATGCGAAAAATACTTATCCCAACTGATTTTTCGGAAAATTCCTTAAATGCTATTAAATACGCCACTGAGCTTTTTAAGCATGGACCTTGTGAAATCTATTTACTTCATGCGTTTTCCGATGCGGTATATGAGGCCAAGATTCAGTATGATGAATTGGATTTTGAAGACTTGCGGATTCGTACGCTAAAAGCCACAGAAGAATCACTTGAGGTCTTACAAATACAGGTTTTGGAACATTCTCCAAACCCCAAGCATTGCCTTCATTGTATAGCTGAATTTGGGATGCTCGTAGATGCGGTCAATGATGTGGTAGAAAAGGAGAATATAGACGTAGTGGTTATGGGCACTAAAGGGGAGACCGGCGACAAAAAGATTACCTTTGGTAGCAATACTCTTCAGGTTATAAAGTATGTAAAATGTCCCGTTTTGGCGGTGCCCGATGTTTATGAGGATGTCCATCCGCGACATATTTTGTTTCCCACGGATTTCCTGTTGCCCTATAAACGGAGGGAATTAAAAATGTTGGCAACCATTTCTAAAAATTTCGCTTCAAAAATCGAGTTTTTGTACGTTTCGAAATTCCCTGGTCTTTCATTGAGACAAAAGGATAATAAAAGCTTTTTGGAAGCTTCTCTTGCCGAAAACCAATTTCATTTTACCCAAACCAGCGATATGGATATTACCAGCGCCATAAACAAGTATATCGACGAAAATCCAGTAGATATGTTGGTTATGGTAAATACTCGGCATTCGTATTTAGAAAATATTCTTTACCAATCGACTATTGAAAAAATAGGATTGCAAATAGATATTCCATTTTTGGTAATGCAGAATTTGCCTCGTTAA
- a CDS encoding universal stress protein produces MKNILVPTDFSNNAYAGLFYVSKLFAEETTRITILHSFEDELSKLTSRVDVGRSEAVIKSLFEHSDEDGNKLLKKIKHDTDNEDHTYEVISTPASLTRTINKLVSTEGMDLVVVGSKGRTAAADVLMGSNTTKIIQNLKGCPLLVVPQQVEFVIPLNIAFSTDFLEFYQLSKLKPITRLVRHFRSQIHIVHVGREEEMTVLQKQNLEHFRNDLSEYDTEFHFVPKMGNVSKTLHEFIDAKSIDLLSLVYHKHAFIKALFREPVVSNVGRHTHVPTLVIPISI; encoded by the coding sequence ATGAAAAACATACTTGTCCCAACTGATTTTTCCAACAACGCCTATGCTGGTTTGTTTTATGTTTCCAAATTATTTGCAGAAGAAACTACTCGCATTACCATCCTTCATTCTTTTGAAGATGAATTGAGCAAACTTACCAGCCGAGTGGATGTAGGTAGATCTGAAGCAGTAATTAAAAGTCTATTCGAGCATTCCGATGAGGATGGTAATAAATTACTTAAAAAAATAAAACATGATACGGATAATGAGGATCATACCTACGAGGTTATCTCCACTCCGGCATCATTGACCCGTACCATCAATAAATTGGTTTCAACCGAGGGGATGGACTTGGTGGTTGTAGGGAGCAAGGGACGGACCGCTGCCGCAGATGTATTAATGGGGAGTAACACCACAAAAATTATTCAAAATCTAAAAGGATGCCCTCTTCTGGTCGTTCCACAGCAGGTGGAATTCGTAATTCCCTTGAATATCGCCTTTTCCACGGATTTTCTAGAGTTTTATCAACTTTCAAAACTAAAGCCAATCACCCGTTTGGTTAGGCACTTCCGGTCCCAAATTCATATCGTCCACGTTGGAAGAGAGGAGGAAATGACCGTCCTTCAAAAGCAAAACCTAGAGCATTTTAGAAATGATCTTTCGGAATATGATACTGAATTTCATTTTGTACCCAAAATGGGCAATGTTTCAAAAACGCTACATGAATTTATTGATGCCAAATCAATTGACCTGTTGTCCTTGGTATATCACAAACACGCTTTTATCAAAGCACTTTTCCGCGAGCCTGTAGTGAGTAATGTAGGTCGCCATACACACGTTCCTACATTGGTAATTCCAATTTCTATTTAA